GAGGCGGAAGACTACCGCTGCATTACCGCCCGCAACGGTCTGGAGGCCTTGCAGCTGCTGGAGACCGAAGACGTGGACCTGGTATTATCAGATGTGATGATGCCAGAAATGAACGGTATCTCGCTCTGCCAGCACGTGAAAGGCAACATTAACTTCAGTCACCTTCCGTTTATCCTGCTTACGGCCCAGTCCAACTCAGACGCTGAGATTGAGGGCATTGAAAGCGGCGCCGATTTCTACATCACTAAACCGTTCAAGTGGCGGCACATTACGGTGGTGATCAAGAACCAGCTGGAGTCACGTTCTAAACTGAAGCTAAAGTTCTCGCAGCAGCCGTTTGCAGACACCAACACCCTTACTACCAACACCCGTGACAACCAGTTCCTGCAGAAGATTGTAGATATTATTGAGGAGCGCATCACAGACCCTAAACTGTCTGTAGAGGAGCTGAGCCGTGAAATGGGCATGAGCCGTTCTTCGCTGCACAAGAAGCTGAAGTCGTTGGCGGGCCAGGTACCCAATGAGTTTATCCGGTTGGTGCGCCTGAAACAAGCGGCCCGCCTGCTCCTGCAGAACGAGTACAACATCTCTGAAATTGGCTATATGGTGGGCTTCAACTCTCACTCCTACTTCTCCAAATGCTTTTTCCAGCAGTTCCAACTGACCCCTAGCGAATTCACCGAGAAGCACCAGGCAGAGCAGAACCAACCGGCGGGGTAGCCCTTCTGGTTTAGACAAAGCTTATAAATCCTAAAAATCCTGTTTTGGGCCTGTTTTCATGAAAACAGGCCCAAAACAGGATTTTTAGGTCTAGGGGAAAAGGAGGCAGGACCCGGTAACGCAGCCTAGCCTGCCTGGACAAAAACAAGGGCGCCTACCTACAGGGTTAGACTGCTCTGGCCGGGTTTAAAACATTCCCAACCCGGCGCTCACCCCAATGCCAAACCAAGGCTTATGCTGGTAAATCCAGAGGGAGGAATTCTTCCCTATGCTGGCATCAAACCCAAAGGAAAGGGAAAAGCCGAAGTTGTTTCTGCCTAAAACAGCACTTAGTCCATAAGAGTACGCCACATTACTCTGGTCTTTTGCCAGTAATTGGGGATTGGTGACGGTTTCGCTGGTAAGGCTGGCCGAGGTAATGCCCACAAAAGGCCCAATGGTGGTGTAGTAATTGGTGATGGACTCATGGTCAATTTTTGAAAACCCAAAGGTGTAGCCGTAAATAACAGAAACCAGCATAGAGGCCGGGTCACTTACCGCAAAGACTGGGTTGCCGTTTTGTCCGGGCCTTATTTTATACAGGGTAAGGGAGGCGTTCCAGTTGATTGCCCTGAACGGAAGCTTGGCTATCTTATGCGTATCACCAATCTTCCGCTTTCTCAAATCTATCTCAAAACGACCTAAGGGGGTAGAGTTAGAGATACAGTCTGGGACAGCATCAAACTCTGTAGAAGGTATTCTCCTGAAATGGAACACGGGCACTCCGTCTTCTACATACAACCCCTCGGCCTTCAGTCTGGGGTAACACATCTGGATGGGCCTTACAGAATCATTCTGGTCTCTGTATACCAGCTTCAGGCTCCCGTCCTCTACCTTCTCCTTTTTAATGATATAATAGAGGTTGGCAGTATTCTGGGCCTTAACAGAAATGGAAAAGAAGGTCAGGAAGACAGTGAACAGCAGACAACTAGCAAACCGTATCATAGTGCCATGGGTAGCAGACTGAGGGCATTATGTAAAACTAATTCCAGCGCAAGCCTAAGAACAGAGGCCCATAAACAGCGAAAGAAAAGAGAAGCCTGCGCTATAACGGCAAACATGTCCCCAAAACCTTTCCTGTTCTTCTTTTAGCAGCAACACGTACTTTCCTTTTTCTTACGCCGCATAGTCTGCAAAGGATTCTGCCATACTAAAACCCGCCACAGGTGACAAACGGTTGTCCCGATGTTTACCCAGAATCTGAGGTCTGACAGGTGACGCCTTGAACAAAACCACTGTTTGCCATAAAAAAAGCCGCTGTTTCAGGCCTGTTTTTAAGAAAACAGGCCTGAAACAGCGGCAGAGAACAACCATTGTTTTAAGTAGCTATTCTGCCTTCCTAGCCTGCTTTACCTCAGCGGGCCGGTTGGCCTCAATGCGGTAAGTGATCTTGTCTGTGAACGTGCGCCCAAACATATCCTTCACCTGTACCTCAATCACGTGTTCGCCCACTTCCAGGTCCGCGGGAATGGAACCGCGCCACAGGTGGGTGCTTTTCACGGCATTGCTGGGCCGCCGCACCGGGCCCGGGAACAGCGTCTCAATTGTGTCCCATTCGTAGAGCCGGTCCAGAAAGGTGGGGTCAGACTCGGGGTGGTAGGCCATGTTGCTCCACTTGCCGTTATCTACCCGGTAGCGCAGGGTGTCGCGCTCGCTGCCCATGAAAAAATTGGCGTACACACTGGCGGTGGTGCTTTTGCCTTTGCCTACCACCTTGGGCGCCCTAAGGGACATGCGGTACTCTTTGGGCTGGCCCGCCACTTTGTAGTCAATGGCGTACTGGTTACCGGTAACGGTTAAAAAAGCGTAGCCTTTGGGCGTGCCGTCTGGCATATAAGATTCAGGGGTGCCGTCTTTGGCCAGCTTGCCAGAATACCAGTTGCCCGAGGTGGTGGCGGCATTGTACTCATGGTGCAGCCGGTCCTGCTGCCAGCCATCTTCCTTAGAGAAAAAGTCCTGCTTCTGAATGTGCGTGTGCGCCGAGATAGACAGCGTGTGCGGGTAGTCTTTCAACAGCGTGAACAAACGGTCCAGGTCCTTTTTGCGCATGGTAGGTTTAAGCGGAATATGGAACGCCAGCACCACCAGGCGGTCTTTGGGCACGAACTTCAGGTCATTTTCAATGAAGTCCAGCTGGTCTTTCCGGAAACCGGCGCCATAGTTGCCTTTCACGCCGCGGGGCGCCGGGTACAGAATGTCATCCAGAATGATGAAGTGCGCCTTGCCGTAGTTGAACGCGTAGTTGGCCGGCCCGAAATGCGCCTCATACGTTTCATCTGACAAAGAATCTGCCTTCACGTCTTTGTTCATGTCATGGTTGCCCATGAGGTTGTACCACGGAATGCCCACTTTCTGCACCGCCGTAATATAAGGGTTCATCAGGTTCAGGTTATCACCTACCAGATCGCCCAAGCTTAGCCCAAAGGCCACGTTTTTCACTCCTTCCACCTCAGAAACCACGCCCTTGGCGAAGAAATCGACCTCCTCCTGGCTGTAGGGCTGCGGGTCCCCAAACAGTAGGGCCGTAAAGTTTTCTTTCTCCGCCGTGGGCGTAAACGCGAAGTCAACGGAGGCAGGAAGCGGCCCCGTGGGCGCCACCCCCTTGAATTTCATTTGCGGAGAACCGCCTGGTTTATGGATGTAGAAGAACTGCGGCAAGTTTTCCTTATTCACCCTGGGCTTGTAACCGGCCGGCTTTATCACGGAGATAATCTGATCCTTGCCGATGGGCAGCGTGTACTTTCCCTTTTTATCAGTAAGCACCACTTCGCGGCCATTGCTGACCGCCACCTGGGCCAGGCCTTTCTCGCGGCTGTCTTTTTTGCCGTTTCCGTTGGCATCTGCAAACACATACCCCGTCACGGTGCTTTGCGCCTGCACGCCCCAGGCCAGCAGCAGCCCGCCGGCCAAAAGGGTAAATTTCTTATTATTCATCATGGCTGTAAAGTTGGCCCTCAAATTACTTTCCCAGCCTGCAAAGGCGGCTGTCTTCTAGGTTATGCTTGTGTTACTTTTTTTGGGGAGCGCTTTCCGTTCTGGAGCCGTTTTTGGCAAAACAGGCCCAAAACGGGCTTTTTAGAGACAGAGTACGCCGGCTTAGATCTTAGCGCCTACCTGCGTTCTCCAGGCGGCCAGGTCTTTCTGCAGTTCTTTCACCTTTTCGGGGTATTTTTTGGCCAGGTCGTTCTGTTCGCCAATGTCTTCTTTGAGGTTGTAGAGTTGCTCCTTGTCCTTGTCAAAGAACTCAATCAGCTTCCAGTCACCCTTCCGGATACTGCCCGCCGACCGGCCGCCCAGAAAGTGTGGCTCTGCCAGTGGGTAATGCCAGTAAAAATTGCGGGCCGGTAAAGAGGCACCCGGGGTTTTCAAGAGCTTGGCAAACGACAGGCCGTCAAACTTCTGGGCAGTGTTTTTGGCGCCAATAGTTTCCAGCAAGGTAGGGTAGAAATCGAAGTTCACCACGGGTTCCTGCACCACCGCGCCCTGGGCAAACCGGCTGGGGTTCCAGACAATCAGAGGCTCCCGCACACCGCCTTCATACAGGGTGCTTTTGCCCGCGCGCAAGGGGGCGTTGGAGGTCACGTTAGACTCGCCGCCGTTGTCACTGGTAAAAATCACGATGGTGTTTTTGTCCAGCCCCAGGCTCTTGAGTTTTTCCATGATCATGCCCACGCCCTCGTCAATAGAGTACAGTTGGGCCGCCAAATGCGGATTGTTTTTGGGTGCCCAGTAATCAGAGGGGTATTTTTTGTAGGGGTCGTTGTCTGGGTTCTCTTTGGAGGGCGCGCTTGTGCCGGCCCCTGGCTTCTTCCGGAACTTGTCTACCAGGGCAGGCTTGCCGTGCAGTTGGGTGTGCACGCCGTAATGGCTCAGGTACAGAAAGAACGGTTTCTCTTTGTTGCGCTCAATGAACTCCACAGCCTCCACGTTCTGGCGGTCGGTGAGGTATTCCTTGTCGCCGGGCAGCTTTTTGGCCACCTCGCGGTTAAAGTGGTAGGGGTGGAAGTAGGTCCCGTTGGCGATGCCCCGGTTCTCACTGATAAGCACTTCGTCAAAGCCGTGCTTGTCGGGCAGGGTTTCTTCCGGGGCCTTGTGGTTAAGGTACCCCGAAAGGTGCCATTTGCCCACAATACCGGTTTTATAGCCGTTCTGCTGGAACATCTCGGCCAGGGTGACATAGGCGGTATCCAGGTGACCGGCGGCATCTGGCCGCAGGTAGTCTGTGATGCCAATACGGGCCGGGTACTGCCCCACCATGAGCGCGGCGCGGTAAGGCGAGCAGACGGGCGCGGCAGCGTAGGCACTGGTGAACCGAACGCCTTCGGCGGCCAGTTTGTCCAGGTTAGGCGTCTCATTAAAGGTATTGCCATAGGCACCCAGTTCAGAATACCCCAGGTCATCGGCTAAGATAAAAATAACGTTGGGTTGCCGGGCCTGGGGCACGCTGGCCGTCCGGGAGTTGGAAGAAGAACAGCTTGAAGCCAGCGCCACTACGCCCAGCACGGCCAGAAATTTCTTTATGTTATGTGGTAGGTTGGTCATAGAAATAGATCCACTAAGGGTTTCTGTTTTGAAGACGTTTTTGGTAAAACAGGTAAAAAGGAGGGGCTCCCAAACTGTCTGTCAGGCGGGGTAGCCACCCTCCTTTTCTCACCTATGCTTACCGGAGAATATGAAATCTTATTTAA
This Rufibacter radiotolerans DNA region includes the following protein-coding sequences:
- a CDS encoding sulfatase; translated protein: MTNLPHNIKKFLAVLGVVALASSCSSSNSRTASVPQARQPNVIFILADDLGYSELGAYGNTFNETPNLDKLAAEGVRFTSAYAAAPVCSPYRAALMVGQYPARIGITDYLRPDAAGHLDTAYVTLAEMFQQNGYKTGIVGKWHLSGYLNHKAPEETLPDKHGFDEVLISENRGIANGTYFHPYHFNREVAKKLPGDKEYLTDRQNVEAVEFIERNKEKPFFLYLSHYGVHTQLHGKPALVDKFRKKPGAGTSAPSKENPDNDPYKKYPSDYWAPKNNPHLAAQLYSIDEGVGMIMEKLKSLGLDKNTIVIFTSDNGGESNVTSNAPLRAGKSTLYEGGVREPLIVWNPSRFAQGAVVQEPVVNFDFYPTLLETIGAKNTAQKFDGLSFAKLLKTPGASLPARNFYWHYPLAEPHFLGGRSAGSIRKGDWKLIEFFDKDKEQLYNLKEDIGEQNDLAKKYPEKVKELQKDLAAWRTQVGAKI
- a CDS encoding calcineurin-like phosphoesterase C-terminal domain-containing protein, with protein sequence MMNNKKFTLLAGGLLLAWGVQAQSTVTGYVFADANGNGKKDSREKGLAQVAVSNGREVVLTDKKGKYTLPIGKDQIISVIKPAGYKPRVNKENLPQFFYIHKPGGSPQMKFKGVAPTGPLPASVDFAFTPTAEKENFTALLFGDPQPYSQEEVDFFAKGVVSEVEGVKNVAFGLSLGDLVGDNLNLMNPYITAVQKVGIPWYNLMGNHDMNKDVKADSLSDETYEAHFGPANYAFNYGKAHFIILDDILYPAPRGVKGNYGAGFRKDQLDFIENDLKFVPKDRLVVLAFHIPLKPTMRKKDLDRLFTLLKDYPHTLSISAHTHIQKQDFFSKEDGWQQDRLHHEYNAATTSGNWYSGKLAKDGTPESYMPDGTPKGYAFLTVTGNQYAIDYKVAGQPKEYRMSLRAPKVVGKGKSTTASVYANFFMGSERDTLRYRVDNGKWSNMAYHPESDPTFLDRLYEWDTIETLFPGPVRRPSNAVKSTHLWRGSIPADLEVGEHVIEVQVKDMFGRTFTDKITYRIEANRPAEVKQARKAE